A single region of the Kocuria rosea genome encodes:
- a CDS encoding TIM barrel protein: MSGFTLAASAEMVFVDLPFEQRVRRLHEAGFEVEIWDWTTKDLPALAATGARFGSMTGYVRGALVDPDGAAELLRTAEDSLAAAEVLDCPRLNVHGTGLDPQGLPVVPHEVVTGADWLAAARTLERLAVLGERHGRVFTLENLNRAVDHPGVPFGAAEDTLALVAAVDSPHLRLNLDLYHAQIGEGNLVELCRRALPYVGEIQVADVPGRCEPGTGEIHFPRVATALAEAGYEGVIAMEAFAAADPELALRRFRDAFTVPRP, translated from the coding sequence ATGAGCGGCTTCACCCTGGCGGCGAGCGCGGAGATGGTCTTCGTCGACCTGCCGTTCGAGCAGCGGGTGCGCCGGCTGCACGAGGCCGGGTTCGAGGTGGAGATCTGGGACTGGACCACCAAGGACCTGCCCGCCCTGGCCGCCACCGGGGCCCGGTTCGGGTCGATGACCGGCTACGTGCGCGGGGCCCTCGTGGACCCGGACGGGGCGGCGGAACTGCTGCGCACCGCAGAGGACTCGCTGGCCGCCGCCGAGGTCCTCGACTGCCCCCGGCTCAACGTCCACGGCACCGGCCTGGACCCCCAGGGGCTCCCCGTGGTGCCACACGAGGTGGTCACCGGGGCGGACTGGCTGGCAGCGGCCCGCACGCTGGAGCGGCTGGCCGTCCTGGGCGAGCGCCACGGGCGGGTCTTCACCCTGGAGAACCTCAACCGCGCCGTCGACCACCCGGGGGTGCCCTTCGGGGCGGCCGAGGACACCCTGGCGCTGGTCGCGGCGGTGGACAGTCCGCACCTGCGGCTGAACCTGGACCTCTACCACGCCCAGATCGGGGAGGGGAACCTGGTAGAACTGTGCCGGAGGGCCCTCCCGTACGTGGGGGAGATCCAGGTGGCCGACGTCCCCGGGCGGTGCGAGCCGGGCACCGGGGAGATCCACTTCCCCCGGGTGGCCACCGCCCTGGCCGAGGCCGGATACGAAGGAGTGATTGCGATGGAGGCCTTTGCCGCCGCCGACCCCGAGCTGGCGCTGAGACGATTCCGGGACGCCTTCACCGTTCCCCGCCCGTGA